A stretch of Sinimarinibacterium sp. NLF-5-8 DNA encodes these proteins:
- a CDS encoding NYN domain-containing protein: MAELSKLAVLIDGDNVRADAAGVLLAEIAKYGIASVKRIYGDWTLPNLKGWKELLAEHAIQPIQQFRYTTGKNATDGRMIIDAMDLLYTQRFDGFCLVSSDSDFTGLASRLRESGMTVYGFGEQKTPGSLVKACDKFIYLDVLMATELSATARAPGSSKTSSELKQDSKLVNLLRTTVDAASDEEGWAHLGAVGSLINKQAPDFDPRNYGFGKLSALVQATELFELDERKASDGKSKNLYLRDRRNPKT, from the coding sequence ATGGCTGAACTTTCCAAACTGGCGGTATTGATCGACGGCGACAACGTGCGCGCCGATGCCGCCGGCGTGTTGCTGGCCGAAATCGCCAAGTACGGCATTGCCAGCGTCAAACGCATTTATGGCGACTGGACGCTACCCAACCTCAAAGGCTGGAAGGAACTGCTGGCCGAACACGCGATTCAGCCGATCCAGCAGTTTCGCTACACCACCGGCAAAAACGCCACCGATGGGCGGATGATCATCGACGCCATGGATCTGCTCTACACCCAGCGCTTTGATGGTTTTTGTCTGGTGTCCAGCGACAGCGACTTCACCGGCCTGGCGTCGCGCCTGCGCGAATCGGGGATGACGGTGTACGGCTTTGGTGAGCAGAAAACCCCCGGCTCGCTGGTCAAGGCCTGTGACAAGTTCATCTACCTTGACGTGCTGATGGCCACCGAACTCAGCGCCACCGCGCGCGCGCCCGGTTCATCCAAAACCAGCAGCGAACTCAAGCAGGACAGCAAACTGGTCAACTTGCTGCGCACCACCGTCGATGCCGCCAGTGACGAAGAAGGCTGGGCGCATCTGGGCGCAGTCGGCAGCCTGATCAACAAGCAGGCCCCGGACTTTGACCCGCGCAACTATGGCTTTGGCAAACTCAGCGCGCTGGTTCAGGCCACTGAGCTGTTCGAGCTGGATGAGCGCAAGGCCAGCGACGGCAAAAGCAAAAATCTGTATCTGCGCGACCGCCGCAATCCCAAAACCTGA